One part of the Pandoraea faecigallinarum genome encodes these proteins:
- a CDS encoding GNAT family N-acetyltransferase, with amino-acid sequence MTAPNPTPDVARATVAANERSSVLIRELTSGDIHRLQRHFLALGEEDRLLRFGQAVSDDVITRYVASIDFSRDSVFGVYDDNLALVAVAHVAQLPEGKSGRVAEFGVSVLESARGRGIGSRLFERAAIHCRNKRVDTLYMHCLSRNARMMRIAKKAGMEINFAYGEADGYLSLPPADTHSMLSEMMQEQIAAFDYALKRQLRNARRLLGGLLPNQRAA; translated from the coding sequence ATGACTGCCCCGAATCCCACGCCCGACGTCGCACGCGCGACGGTTGCCGCCAACGAGCGGTCGAGCGTGCTGATTCGTGAGCTGACGTCCGGCGATATCCACCGGCTCCAGCGCCACTTTCTGGCGCTCGGCGAGGAAGACCGCCTGCTGCGCTTCGGACAGGCCGTCTCGGACGACGTGATCACCCGTTACGTCGCCAGCATCGACTTCTCCCGTGACAGTGTGTTCGGCGTCTATGACGACAACCTCGCGCTCGTCGCCGTGGCGCACGTCGCGCAACTCCCGGAAGGTAAGAGCGGCCGCGTGGCGGAGTTCGGAGTCTCGGTGCTCGAATCGGCCCGTGGCCGCGGTATCGGTTCGCGCCTGTTCGAGCGCGCGGCGATCCACTGCCGCAACAAGCGCGTCGACACGCTCTACATGCACTGCCTGTCGCGCAATGCCCGCATGATGCGCATCGCAAAGAAGGCCGGCATGGAAATCAACTTTGCGTACGGGGAAGCGGACGGCTACCTGAGCCTGCCCCCGGCCGACACGCATTCGATGCTCTCGGAGATGATGCAGGAACAGATCGCCGCCTTCGATTACGCGCTCAAGCGTCAGCTTCGCAACGCCCGCCGTCTGCTCGGGGGACTGCTGCCCAACCAGCGCGCGGCCTGA